One stretch of Jiangella gansuensis DSM 44835 DNA includes these proteins:
- a CDS encoding dihydrofolate reductase family protein, with protein MQQLYPPQAPGPVDLEAAYAYPALSGTASWVRANMVTSLDGATQGPNGRSATVSSPPDRVVLSLLRRLSDVVLAGAGTVRAEKYGPAARPIAVVSARLDLDPAAALFTEATHRTIILTVDAAPAERRTALAEVADVVVAGDTSVDVHTALRELTDRGLTRVLCEGGPYLLGHLVAAGCLDELCYTMTPAMVGGRSARLVETPQALESDWTLGHLLEDGGTLLSRWLARRD; from the coding sequence GTGCAGCAGCTCTATCCGCCCCAGGCCCCTGGACCCGTCGACCTCGAGGCGGCCTACGCCTACCCTGCGCTCTCCGGCACGGCCTCCTGGGTGCGCGCCAACATGGTCACCAGCCTCGACGGCGCGACGCAGGGCCCCAACGGCCGGTCGGCGACGGTGTCCAGCCCACCGGACCGCGTCGTCCTGTCCCTGCTGCGGCGGCTGTCCGACGTCGTGCTGGCCGGCGCCGGCACCGTGCGCGCCGAGAAGTACGGACCCGCCGCCCGGCCGATCGCCGTCGTCAGCGCCCGGCTGGACCTGGACCCCGCGGCTGCGCTGTTCACCGAGGCGACGCACCGCACCATCATCCTCACCGTGGACGCCGCACCGGCTGAGCGGCGCACCGCGCTCGCCGAGGTCGCCGACGTCGTCGTCGCCGGCGACACCTCGGTGGACGTGCACACGGCGCTGCGGGAACTCACCGACCGGGGCCTCACCCGCGTCCTCTGCGAGGGTGGTCCGTACCTGCTCGGGCACCTCGTGGCCGCCGGTTGCCTGGACGAGCTGTGCTACACGATGACCCCGGCCATGGTCGGCGGGCGGTCGGCGCGTCTGGTCGAGACCCCGCAGGCGCTGGAGAGCGACTGGACGCTCGGGCACCTGCTGGAGGACGGCGGCACGCTGTTGTCGCGGTGGCTGGCGCGGCGCGACTGA
- the zapE gene encoding cell division protein ZapE, with protein MPQRLADRRPDVPVSRLIADMVPPPRFDAVRFETYRADPAVPSQAAAVEVARAFAASVGSTAGRTRGWLRRRASSPASAPAVTGLYFDGGFGVGKTHLLASLWHAAELPAEQKLFCTFVELTNLAGALGFAPAVSALSAHRLVCVDEFELDDPGDTVLVSTMLGRLAEQGVRLAATSNTLPDQLGEGRFAAADFLREIQRLADRFQVVRVEGEDYRHRGLPRAPDPVADAVVTSSATGDDVTLDDFDALTAHLATVHPSRYGPLLDGVRRVHVRGVRTVDDQATALRLVVLADRLYDLDVPVVAGGVALDRLFTPELLAGGYRKKYVRAISRLTALSRDGAASAG; from the coding sequence ATGCCGCAGCGCCTCGCCGACCGCCGGCCGGACGTCCCCGTGTCGCGGCTCATCGCCGACATGGTGCCGCCGCCCCGGTTCGACGCCGTCCGGTTCGAGACCTATCGGGCCGACCCAGCGGTGCCCAGCCAGGCGGCCGCGGTGGAGGTGGCCCGGGCGTTCGCGGCCTCCGTGGGCAGCACCGCGGGGCGGACTCGCGGCTGGCTGCGGCGGCGCGCCTCGTCGCCGGCGTCCGCACCGGCCGTCACCGGGCTGTACTTCGACGGCGGCTTCGGGGTCGGCAAGACGCACCTGCTGGCGTCGCTGTGGCACGCCGCGGAGCTCCCGGCGGAGCAGAAGCTGTTCTGCACGTTCGTCGAGCTGACGAATCTGGCCGGGGCGCTCGGCTTCGCCCCGGCCGTCAGCGCGTTGAGCGCGCACCGGCTGGTCTGCGTCGACGAGTTCGAGCTGGACGACCCCGGCGACACCGTCCTCGTGTCCACCATGCTCGGCCGGCTCGCCGAACAGGGTGTCCGGCTCGCCGCCACCAGTAACACGCTGCCCGACCAGCTGGGGGAGGGCCGGTTCGCCGCGGCGGACTTCCTGCGCGAGATCCAGCGCCTGGCCGACCGCTTCCAGGTGGTGCGGGTCGAGGGTGAGGACTACCGGCACCGCGGCCTGCCACGCGCGCCCGACCCGGTCGCCGATGCCGTCGTCACTTCCAGCGCCACCGGCGACGACGTCACGCTCGACGACTTCGACGCGCTCACCGCCCACCTCGCCACCGTGCACCCCTCGCGGTACGGGCCGTTGCTCGACGGCGTCCGGCGCGTGCACGTGCGCGGGGTCCGGACCGTCGACGACCAGGCGACGGCGCTGCGACTGGTGGTACTGGCCGACCGGCTCTACGACCTCGACGTACCCGTCGTCGCCGGCGGGGTGGCCCTGGACCGGCTGTTCACGCCGGAGCTGCTGGCCGGCGGCTACCGCAAGAAGTACGTCCGGGCGATCAGCCGGCTCACCGCGCTCAGCCGGGACGGCGCGGCATCAGCCGGGTGA
- a CDS encoding AAA family ATPase: protein MNTEANLSNRLSGDGTAQEPARRDDAVAEEQPYISRLYERLDELRARLAERLATLYRERGGTHQAVWDREAFVARDLERLERLGSVDRGLCFGRLDFRDGPTSYIGRIGLSDDEYEQLLIDWRAPAAEPFYRATAADHGDVVRRRHIQTKLRTVLSVDDEVFDLDAMPAGGQGTLRGEAALLASLTAHRTGRMSDIVATIQAEQDRIIRSPLAGVLVVQGGPGTGKTVAALHRAAYLLYTHRDRLSSNGVLVVGPNRTFLHYIDQVLPSLGETGVVLSTVGELVPGVEADGEGEPDAVAVVKGDPRMAEVIAAAVRDRQRLLDGPVELKVDRLELTLEPPAVRAARTRARRSRRPHNIARSVFVRELLNHLATEQARLLGDSLDDDDLAEIRRDLADEPAIAALLDELWPALTPQRLLADLFGSQRRLDAAAGALTDAERALLLRTEDRDGAAWTTADVPLLDEAAELLGEVDDPDEAARLARLREEAEVQYARELLDELDLDVPVDPEVVAARYRSGEARRSVAERAGADRTWSYGHVIVDEAQELSPMAWRMVMRRAPGRSMTVVGDIAQTGAAAGARSWADVLEPHVPGRWRQETLTVNYRTPSEVMDLAASVLASIAPDLHPPTSVRSTGERPRSVRVGADDLLPRLADLARAEIDAIGPGRVAVIVPAARLDTVHAGLADALPDAVSQATSADALDAPVTVLTVSQAKGLEFDVVVVVEPAELLVESARGATDLYVAVTRPTQRLILVHTAPLPPVIDRGLLSVEG from the coding sequence ATGAATACGGAAGCGAATCTGTCAAATCGCCTTTCGGGTGACGGCACGGCACAGGAACCGGCGCGGCGCGACGACGCGGTGGCTGAAGAACAGCCGTACATTTCCCGGCTGTACGAACGGCTCGACGAACTCCGGGCCCGGCTCGCCGAACGGCTCGCCACGCTGTACCGCGAACGCGGCGGCACACACCAGGCGGTATGGGACCGCGAGGCGTTCGTGGCGCGGGATCTGGAACGGCTGGAACGGCTGGGCAGCGTGGACCGCGGGCTGTGCTTCGGCCGGCTCGACTTCCGCGACGGGCCGACGTCGTACATCGGCCGCATCGGCCTGTCCGACGACGAATACGAGCAGCTGCTGATCGACTGGCGCGCTCCGGCCGCCGAACCGTTCTACCGTGCCACCGCCGCCGACCACGGCGATGTGGTGCGCCGCCGGCACATCCAGACGAAGCTGCGTACCGTGCTGTCGGTCGACGACGAGGTGTTCGACCTGGATGCGATGCCGGCCGGCGGTCAGGGCACGCTACGCGGCGAGGCCGCGCTGCTGGCGTCCCTGACGGCGCACCGCACCGGCCGCATGTCCGACATCGTCGCCACCATCCAGGCCGAGCAGGACCGCATCATCCGCTCGCCCCTGGCCGGCGTGCTGGTGGTCCAGGGCGGCCCGGGTACCGGCAAGACGGTGGCGGCGCTGCACCGCGCGGCCTACCTGCTCTACACCCATCGCGACCGGCTCAGCTCGAACGGCGTCCTGGTGGTCGGCCCGAACCGGACGTTCCTGCACTACATCGACCAGGTGCTGCCGTCGCTGGGCGAAACCGGCGTGGTGTTGTCCACCGTCGGCGAACTGGTACCCGGGGTCGAGGCCGACGGCGAGGGCGAGCCGGATGCCGTCGCCGTCGTGAAGGGTGACCCGCGGATGGCCGAGGTCATCGCCGCCGCGGTGCGCGACCGGCAGCGCCTCCTGGACGGCCCGGTGGAGCTGAAGGTCGACCGGCTGGAGCTGACCCTCGAGCCGCCGGCGGTCCGGGCCGCGCGCACCCGGGCCCGGCGATCCCGGCGCCCGCACAACATCGCGCGCAGTGTCTTCGTCCGTGAGCTGCTCAATCACCTCGCCACCGAGCAGGCCCGGCTGCTGGGGGACTCCCTGGACGACGACGATCTCGCCGAGATCCGCAGGGACCTCGCCGATGAGCCTGCGATCGCCGCGCTGCTGGACGAGCTCTGGCCGGCCTTGACGCCGCAGCGGCTGCTCGCCGACCTGTTCGGCTCGCAGCGCCGGCTCGACGCCGCCGCGGGCGCGCTCACCGACGCCGAGCGGGCGCTGCTCCTGCGCACCGAGGACCGTGACGGCGCGGCCTGGACCACGGCCGACGTTCCGTTGCTCGACGAGGCGGCCGAACTGCTGGGCGAGGTCGACGACCCGGACGAGGCCGCCCGGCTGGCCCGGCTGCGTGAGGAGGCCGAGGTCCAGTACGCCCGCGAACTGCTCGACGAGCTGGACCTGGACGTCCCGGTCGACCCGGAGGTGGTGGCGGCCCGCTACCGCAGTGGTGAGGCCCGTCGCAGCGTCGCCGAACGTGCCGGCGCCGACCGCACCTGGTCGTACGGGCACGTCATCGTCGACGAGGCACAGGAACTGTCCCCGATGGCCTGGCGGATGGTCATGCGCCGGGCCCCGGGCCGTTCCATGACCGTCGTCGGCGACATCGCCCAGACCGGGGCTGCCGCGGGCGCCCGCTCGTGGGCGGACGTGCTCGAACCGCACGTGCCGGGCCGGTGGCGACAGGAGACGCTGACGGTCAACTACCGCACACCGAGCGAGGTCATGGACCTGGCTGCCAGCGTGCTGGCGTCGATCGCCCCGGACCTGCACCCGCCCACCTCGGTGCGCTCCACCGGGGAACGGCCGCGGTCGGTACGCGTGGGCGCGGACGACCTGCTCCCCCGGCTGGCCGACCTGGCACGGGCCGAGATCGACGCCATCGGGCCGGGTCGGGTAGCGGTCATCGTCCCGGCCGCCCGGCTCGACACGGTGCACGCCGGTCTGGCGGACGCGCTGCCGGACGCCGTGTCACAGGCCACCAGCGCCGACGCCCTCGACGCGCCGGTCACGGTGCTGACCGTGAGCCAGGCCAAGGGGCTGGAGTTCGACGTGGTGGTCGTGGTGGAGCCCGCGGAGCTCCTGGTGGAGTCCGCGCGCGGCGCCACCGACCTCTACGTCGCCGTCACCCGGCCGACGCAGCGGCTGATCCTGGTGCACACGGCGCCGCTCCCGCCGGTGATCGACAGGGGGTTGCTGTCCGTGGAGGGGTAG
- a CDS encoding PPK2 family polyphosphate kinase — translation MTQASWSQLLRPPAGPVDLTAVDPRATPGFTGKKADGQAALLALEPTITDLQERLYAHGRTDGQRRLLLVTQGMDTSGKGGTMRKTVGLMDPQGVVIKAFGAPTDTEKRRGFLWRIRQALPPGGKVGVFDRSHYEDVLVARVRSLASKATIERRYDAINEFEQELAESGCVVVKVMLHISRDEQKARLAERLDNPTKYWKYNPKDIDDRKLWDDFQHAYEIALERCNTDTAPWHVIPADRKWYRNLAVAHLLVEHLEGMGLSWPPADFDIEAEKARLAVS, via the coding sequence ATGACGCAGGCTTCCTGGTCGCAGCTGCTCCGCCCGCCGGCCGGCCCGGTCGACCTCACCGCCGTCGACCCGCGCGCCACTCCCGGCTTCACGGGGAAGAAGGCCGACGGGCAGGCGGCGCTGCTGGCGCTCGAGCCCACCATCACCGACCTGCAGGAGCGGCTCTACGCCCACGGCCGCACCGACGGTCAGCGTCGATTGCTGCTGGTCACCCAGGGTATGGACACCTCCGGCAAGGGCGGCACCATGCGCAAGACGGTGGGCCTGATGGACCCGCAGGGCGTGGTCATCAAGGCATTCGGCGCGCCGACCGACACCGAGAAGCGGCGCGGGTTCCTGTGGCGCATTCGCCAAGCGCTCCCACCTGGCGGAAAGGTGGGCGTGTTCGACCGCAGCCACTACGAGGACGTCCTGGTGGCGCGGGTGCGCTCGCTGGCCTCGAAGGCCACGATCGAGCGGCGGTACGACGCCATCAACGAGTTCGAGCAGGAGTTGGCGGAGTCCGGCTGTGTCGTCGTCAAGGTCATGCTGCACATTTCTCGCGATGAACAGAAGGCGCGCCTGGCCGAGCGGTTGGACAACCCCACCAAGTACTGGAAATACAATCCCAAGGACATCGACGACCGCAAACTCTGGGACGACTTCCAACACGCTTACGAGATCGCGCTGGAGCGGTGCAACACCGACACGGCGCCATGGCATGTCATCCCCGCGGACCGCAAGTGGTACCGCAACCTGGCGGTCGCCCACCTGCTCGTCGAGCACCTGGAGGGCATGGGGCTCAGCTGGCCCCCGGCCGACTTCGACATCGAGGCCGAGAAGGCCCGTCTCGCCGTGTCCTGA
- a CDS encoding WhiB family transcriptional regulator gives MTAHQAAGWWIDRAACRDADPDLFFPLGASEHSPVQVEAAAAVCAGCPVTAQCLTWALDTGQDHGIWAGTTPEERRTMRRALSRR, from the coding sequence ATGACGGCCCATCAGGCGGCGGGATGGTGGATCGATCGGGCAGCCTGCCGTGACGCCGACCCCGACCTCTTCTTCCCGCTCGGAGCCTCTGAGCACTCGCCGGTGCAGGTCGAGGCTGCCGCCGCCGTCTGCGCGGGATGCCCCGTCACCGCGCAGTGCCTGACCTGGGCACTGGACACCGGTCAGGACCACGGCATCTGGGCCGGGACGACGCCGGAAGAGCGCCGGACGATGCGCCGGGCGCTCAGCCGCCGGTGA
- the cobA gene encoding uroporphyrinogen-III C-methyltransferase, translated as MSRDAARYPLLLDVTGRRVVVVGGGPVAARRARPLAAAGADLHVVAPFVCESLAELIAERRASWAPRDYAEGDLDGAWLVHTATGDAHVDDAVAAAADAQRVWCVRADDSGRSAAWTPAVARVGEVIVAVSTGGDPRRAARLRTAVQTALETGELPTRPARPPLRGSVALVGGGPGDSGLITTRGRQLLAEADVVVVDRLAPRSLLDELDDDVQVIDVGKTPGHHPIPQDQINRLLVEHAQAGRRVVRLKGGDPFVLGRGGEEAAACRAAGVDVTVVPGVTSAIAVPGAAGIPVTHRGLAKQFTVVSGHEGLDWANLAGTEGTLVFLMGVSLLADTTAQLIAHGMDPATPAALVEDGFGPRQRVTTAPLSQLARRAAEVGVRPPAVVVVGDVAALAVTGG; from the coding sequence ATGAGCCGGGACGCGGCCCGGTATCCGCTGCTGCTCGACGTCACGGGCCGGCGCGTCGTCGTGGTGGGCGGCGGGCCGGTCGCGGCGCGGCGGGCCCGTCCGCTCGCGGCCGCCGGCGCCGACCTGCATGTCGTCGCGCCGTTCGTCTGCGAGTCGCTGGCCGAGCTCATCGCGGAACGGCGGGCGTCGTGGGCGCCGCGCGACTACGCCGAGGGCGACCTGGACGGCGCTTGGCTGGTGCACACCGCGACCGGGGACGCGCACGTCGACGACGCCGTCGCGGCGGCCGCCGACGCCCAGCGGGTCTGGTGCGTCCGTGCCGACGACTCCGGCCGCTCGGCCGCGTGGACCCCGGCGGTGGCCCGCGTCGGCGAGGTGATCGTCGCGGTCAGCACCGGCGGCGACCCGCGCCGGGCTGCCCGGCTGCGCACCGCTGTCCAGACCGCCTTGGAGACCGGCGAGCTGCCGACGCGGCCGGCCCGGCCACCGCTGCGCGGATCGGTGGCGCTGGTCGGTGGTGGCCCGGGCGACTCGGGCCTCATCACCACCCGCGGCCGGCAGCTGCTGGCCGAAGCCGACGTCGTCGTCGTCGACCGGCTGGCGCCGCGCTCACTGCTCGACGAGCTCGACGACGACGTCCAGGTCATCGACGTGGGCAAGACGCCGGGCCACCATCCGATCCCGCAGGACCAGATCAACCGGCTGCTCGTCGAGCACGCGCAGGCCGGCCGCCGCGTCGTCCGGCTCAAGGGCGGCGACCCGTTCGTGCTCGGCCGCGGCGGCGAGGAAGCCGCCGCCTGCCGGGCCGCCGGCGTCGACGTCACCGTGGTTCCCGGCGTCACCAGCGCGATCGCCGTGCCGGGCGCGGCTGGCATCCCGGTGACCCACCGCGGCCTGGCCAAGCAGTTCACCGTCGTGTCCGGACACGAGGGCCTCGACTGGGCCAACCTGGCCGGCACCGAGGGGACGCTCGTGTTCCTCATGGGCGTCAGCCTGCTGGCGGACACGACCGCGCAGCTCATCGCGCACGGCATGGACCCGGCGACGCCGGCCGCACTGGTCGAGGACGGCTTCGGCCCCCGTCAGCGGGTCACGACCGCCCCGCTGTCGCAGCTCGCCCGACGGGCCGCGGAGGTGGGCGTCCGGCCGCCGGCCGTCGTCGTCGTCGGCGACGTCGCGGCGCTGGCGGTCACCGGCGGCTGA
- a CDS encoding phosphoadenylyl-sulfate reductase: MTLCPTNSLEALALDAARNLEDAPAGEIVRWAHETFGERFAITASMADGVLSHVASTAVPGIKVLFLDTGYHFAETIGTRDAIAATYDVEVETITHPLRVPEHEAEYGKLYEIDADLCCAIRKVWPLDRALKPYDAWAGGVRRSESPTRADTPVVAWDPKRGKVKVNPLATWTDEQVDAYVAEHDILINPLRELGFLSIGCEPCTRPVAPGEDARAGRWAGRSKTECGINI, encoded by the coding sequence ATGACCCTCTGCCCGACGAACTCCCTGGAAGCACTGGCTCTGGACGCCGCACGCAACCTGGAAGACGCTCCGGCCGGCGAGATCGTCCGGTGGGCGCACGAGACGTTCGGCGAACGCTTCGCCATCACCGCCTCCATGGCCGACGGAGTGCTGTCGCACGTCGCGTCGACGGCGGTGCCGGGGATCAAGGTGCTGTTCCTGGACACCGGCTATCACTTCGCCGAGACCATCGGGACCCGCGACGCCATCGCGGCGACGTACGACGTCGAGGTCGAGACCATCACCCACCCACTGCGCGTCCCTGAGCACGAGGCGGAGTACGGCAAGCTGTACGAGATCGACGCGGACCTGTGCTGCGCCATCCGCAAGGTGTGGCCCCTGGACCGGGCGCTGAAGCCGTACGACGCGTGGGCCGGTGGCGTCCGCCGGTCGGAGTCGCCGACCCGCGCCGACACCCCTGTCGTCGCCTGGGACCCCAAGCGCGGCAAGGTCAAGGTGAACCCGCTGGCCACCTGGACCGACGAGCAGGTCGACGCGTATGTCGCCGAGCACGACATCCTGATCAACCCGCTGCGTGAGCTGGGCTTCCTGTCCATCGGCTGCGAGCCGTGCACCCGGCCGGTCGCGCCGGGTGAGGACGCCCGCGCCGGCCGCTGGGCGGGCCGGTCGAAGACCGAGTGCGGGATCAACATCTGA
- a CDS encoding nitrite/sulfite reductase, with amino-acid sequence MPPTQTPTQKRPRGQGQWALGHLEPLNPNERVKKDDDGLNVRARIENVYSKRGFASIDPQDLRGRFRWWGLYTQRRPGIPGGKTAVLEPHELDDEYFMLRVRIDGGALSVEQLRTIAEISTTYGRDTADVTDRQNIQLHWIRVEDVPVIWEKLEAVGLSTTEACGDTPRVILGSPVAGISAAEVLDPTWAIDEIQRRYIGSPEFSNLPRKFKSAVSGLPDIVHEANDIAFVGVNHPDHGPGLDLWVGGGLSTNPKLAVRLGAWVPLEEVPEVWAGVVGIFRDYGYRRLRHRARLKFLLDDWGAERFREVLEQEYLGRRLVDGPPPPEHVEPYDHVGVHEQKDGRFYIGVAPMVGRVSGSILSKLADAVAAHGSGRIRTTPHQKLVILDVDGDQVESLITELDAIGLAARPSTFRRYTMACTGLEYCKLAIVETKGLAADTVTALETRLADVADKIDVPISLHVNGCPNSCARIQVADIGLKGQIVKGEEGFQVHLGGGLGLDAGFGRKLRGHKVTAAELPEYVERVVRRFVDERADGERFAQWVARADDSALQ; translated from the coding sequence ATGCCTCCGACCCAGACGCCGACCCAGAAGCGCCCTCGCGGCCAGGGGCAGTGGGCCCTCGGCCACCTTGAGCCGCTCAACCCGAACGAGCGGGTCAAGAAGGACGACGACGGGCTCAACGTCCGGGCCCGCATCGAGAACGTCTACAGCAAGCGTGGTTTCGCCAGCATCGATCCGCAGGATCTACGGGGCCGTTTCCGCTGGTGGGGGCTGTACACGCAGCGTCGTCCCGGCATTCCGGGCGGCAAGACGGCGGTGCTGGAGCCGCACGAGCTGGACGACGAGTACTTCATGCTGCGGGTGCGCATCGACGGTGGCGCGCTGTCGGTGGAGCAGCTGCGCACCATCGCCGAGATCTCGACGACGTACGGCCGCGACACCGCTGACGTCACCGATCGGCAGAACATCCAGCTGCACTGGATCCGGGTCGAGGACGTGCCCGTCATCTGGGAGAAGCTGGAGGCGGTCGGGCTGTCCACGACGGAGGCGTGCGGCGACACCCCGCGCGTCATCCTGGGCTCCCCCGTCGCCGGCATCTCCGCCGCCGAGGTCCTCGATCCCACCTGGGCCATCGACGAGATCCAGCGCCGCTACATCGGCTCGCCGGAGTTCTCGAACCTGCCGCGGAAGTTCAAGTCGGCCGTCAGCGGCCTGCCGGACATCGTCCACGAGGCCAACGACATCGCGTTCGTCGGTGTGAACCACCCGGACCACGGTCCCGGCCTGGATCTGTGGGTCGGTGGCGGGCTGTCGACGAACCCGAAGCTCGCGGTGCGGCTCGGCGCATGGGTGCCGTTGGAGGAGGTCCCGGAGGTGTGGGCCGGTGTGGTCGGCATCTTCCGCGACTACGGCTACCGGCGGCTGCGGCACCGGGCCCGACTGAAGTTCCTGCTCGACGACTGGGGTGCCGAAAGGTTCCGGGAGGTCCTCGAACAGGAGTACCTGGGACGTCGGCTCGTGGACGGTCCGCCGCCGCCCGAGCACGTCGAGCCGTACGACCACGTCGGCGTCCACGAGCAGAAGGACGGCCGCTTCTACATCGGGGTGGCCCCGATGGTGGGCCGGGTGTCCGGTTCGATCCTCTCCAAGCTGGCCGACGCGGTCGCCGCGCACGGCTCGGGGCGAATCCGCACGACGCCGCACCAGAAGCTCGTCATCCTGGATGTCGACGGCGACCAGGTCGAGTCCCTGATCACGGAACTGGACGCGATCGGCCTGGCCGCCCGCCCCAGCACGTTCCGCCGTTACACCATGGCCTGCACCGGCCTGGAGTACTGCAAGCTGGCCATCGTCGAGACGAAGGGGCTCGCGGCGGACACGGTCACAGCGCTGGAGACCCGGCTGGCCGACGTCGCCGACAAGATCGACGTGCCCATTTCGCTGCACGTCAACGGCTGCCCGAACTCGTGCGCGCGCATCCAGGTCGCCGACATCGGGTTGAAGGGTCAGATCGTCAAGGGCGAGGAAGGCTTCCAGGTGCACCTGGGCGGCGGCCTCGGACTCGACGCCGGGTTCGGCCGCAAGCTGCGCGGCCACAAGGTCACGGCCGCGGAGCTGCCCGAGTACGTGGAGCGGGTGGTGCGGCGGTTCGTCGACGAGCGCGCTGACGGTGAGCGGTTCGCCCAGTGGGTGGCCCGGGCCGACGACTCGGCGCTGCAGTGA
- a CDS encoding acyl-CoA dehydrogenase family protein, translating to MAVTHEVTNQPPPLTGYDVFGTDAALVEAFDRYGWADDRVDLEHLGRLAGSAEAQQWAREADANEPVLRTHDRYGHRIDEVEFHPSWHRLMSTAVTHGLSADPWARPMPGVHAARAAQFIVWSQVESAHLCPVSMTYAAVPALRTDPAAGDAWASRLGGLYDPGLRPPTTKQGLLAGMAMTEKQGGSDVRANTTRAEPAGDGWYRLTGHKWFCSAPMNDVFLVLAQAPGGLTCFVLPRVLDDGTRNALRIQRLKDKLGNRANASAEIELEGALAQRLGDEGRGVATIIEMVAATRLDCVLGSAALLRRAVAEATWHAAHRSAFGAPLADSELMRAVLVDLAVESEAATALGMRLAASVDRADDPHEQALRRIGLPLAKYWVCKRTPGAVAEALECLGGNGYVEDSGMPRLYREAPLNSIWEGAGNIQALDLLRVLEREPDAVVAWRTEVEAAKGQDRRLDDALTATTAELAAAPSPGRARELAGRMAALLQASLLVRYAPAAVADAFCGSRLDGRHGVYGTLPDAVDTVAIIRRATPEAP from the coding sequence ATGGCCGTCACGCACGAGGTGACCAACCAGCCGCCACCGCTCACCGGCTACGACGTCTTCGGCACCGACGCCGCGCTGGTCGAGGCGTTCGACCGGTACGGGTGGGCAGACGACCGCGTCGACCTGGAGCACCTGGGCCGGCTGGCCGGGTCCGCGGAAGCGCAGCAGTGGGCCCGCGAGGCGGATGCCAACGAGCCCGTCCTGCGCACCCACGACCGCTACGGCCACCGCATCGACGAGGTCGAGTTCCACCCGTCCTGGCACCGGCTCATGTCCACGGCCGTCACGCATGGCCTGAGCGCCGACCCATGGGCCCGGCCGATGCCAGGCGTCCACGCTGCCCGCGCCGCGCAGTTCATCGTGTGGAGCCAGGTCGAGTCCGCGCACCTGTGCCCGGTGTCCATGACATATGCGGCCGTACCGGCGTTGCGCACCGATCCGGCGGCCGGCGACGCGTGGGCGTCACGGCTCGGCGGCCTCTACGACCCCGGGCTGCGGCCGCCCACGACGAAGCAGGGCCTGCTGGCCGGCATGGCGATGACGGAGAAGCAGGGCGGCTCCGACGTCCGCGCCAACACCACCCGCGCCGAACCGGCCGGCGACGGCTGGTACCGGCTCACCGGGCACAAATGGTTCTGCTCCGCCCCCATGAACGACGTCTTCCTCGTCCTCGCTCAGGCACCGGGCGGGCTGACCTGTTTCGTCCTGCCACGCGTCCTCGACGACGGCACCCGCAACGCGCTGCGGATCCAACGGCTCAAGGACAAGCTGGGCAACCGCGCGAACGCCTCGGCTGAGATCGAACTGGAGGGCGCGCTGGCGCAACGTCTCGGCGACGAGGGCCGCGGGGTCGCCACCATCATCGAGATGGTCGCCGCCACCCGCCTCGACTGCGTGCTCGGGTCGGCGGCGCTGCTGCGCCGTGCGGTGGCCGAGGCCACCTGGCATGCCGCGCATCGCTCCGCGTTCGGCGCCCCGCTGGCCGACTCCGAGCTCATGCGCGCGGTTCTCGTCGACCTGGCCGTTGAATCCGAGGCGGCGACGGCGCTGGGCATGCGGCTCGCCGCGTCGGTCGACCGCGCCGACGACCCCCACGAGCAGGCCCTGCGCCGCATCGGGCTGCCGCTGGCGAAGTACTGGGTCTGCAAGCGCACCCCGGGCGCCGTCGCCGAAGCACTGGAGTGCCTGGGCGGCAACGGCTACGTCGAGGACAGCGGCATGCCGCGGCTGTACCGCGAGGCGCCGCTGAACTCCATCTGGGAGGGTGCCGGCAACATCCAGGCGCTCGACCTGCTGCGCGTCCTGGAGCGCGAGCCGGACGCCGTCGTCGCCTGGCGCACCGAGGTCGAAGCCGCCAAAGGGCAGGACCGGCGGCTCGACGATGCGCTGACCGCGACCACCGCCGAGCTGGCAGCGGCACCGTCGCCGGGCCGTGCGAGGGAGCTGGCCGGCCGCATGGCAGCGCTTCTGCAGGCCAGTCTGCTCGTCCGATACGCGCCGGCCGCCGTCGCGGACGCCTTCTGTGGCAGCCGCCTGGACGGCCGCCACGGGGTGTACGGCACGCTTCCGGACGCCGTCGACACGGTCGCGATCATCCGCCGAGCCACCCCGGAGGCACCATGA